From a region of the Chromatiales bacterium genome:
- the tuf gene encoding elongation factor Tu (EF-Tu; promotes GTP-dependent binding of aminoacyl-tRNA to the A-site of ribosomes during protein biosynthesis; when the tRNA anticodon matches the mRNA codon, GTP hydrolysis results; the inactive EF-Tu-GDP leaves the ribosome and release of GDP is promoted by elongation factor Ts; many prokaryotes have two copies of the gene encoding EF-Tu) — PGDNVKITVKLIAPIAMEEGLRFAIREGGRTVGAGVVAKIIE, encoded by the coding sequence TGCCGGGCGACAACGTGAAGATCACGGTGAAGCTGATTGCCCCGATCGCGATGGAAGAGGGGCTGCGCTTTGCGATTCGCGAAGGCGGACGCACGGTCGGTGCCGGCGTCGTGGCGAAGATTATCGAATAG